The following are encoded in a window of Prosthecodimorpha staleyi genomic DNA:
- a CDS encoding enolase C-terminal domain-like protein: protein MIYADTIRALDVRFVRWPLKMKRRHGVGDVEKVLPGVVLRLEAEDGSVGWGEAAPWAVFSGTAEANAAAIDVYLRPLLIGRRASEVARIMDEAAHAIVGHGEAKAAVEMALYDLWGRIAGVPVAALLGGVFRDRIPLSVSIANPDFEADLLFLEERLADGVRLFKVKTGFLTHREDLVRLEALKTRLPDDAEIRIDYNQGLEPYGAVAKLRDMERFAPGFIEQPVKRDQRDAMGDLARAIDTPILADESVFSPAEAIDLVSRRYADAVSIKLMKAGGFTAARTIAAIAGAAGMPAYGGTMYEAGIALAAGIHLVAATPNICLGAEFYTSRYVLGVEILREPIRLDDGASHLPAGSGFGIEVDEEALASVTVDRRT, encoded by the coding sequence ATGATCTACGCAGACACGATCCGCGCCCTCGACGTCCGTTTCGTTCGCTGGCCTCTGAAGATGAAACGGCGCCACGGCGTCGGCGATGTCGAGAAGGTGCTGCCGGGTGTCGTCCTGCGGCTCGAAGCCGAGGACGGCAGCGTCGGCTGGGGCGAGGCGGCGCCCTGGGCCGTCTTCTCGGGCACCGCGGAGGCGAACGCGGCCGCGATTGACGTCTATCTCAGACCCTTGCTGATCGGTCGGCGGGCCAGCGAGGTCGCGCGGATCATGGACGAGGCAGCCCATGCCATCGTCGGTCATGGCGAGGCCAAGGCGGCCGTCGAAATGGCGCTCTACGATCTGTGGGGCCGGATTGCAGGCGTTCCGGTGGCGGCACTGCTCGGCGGGGTCTTTCGGGATCGGATTCCGCTTTCCGTCTCGATCGCCAATCCGGACTTCGAGGCCGATCTTCTGTTTCTGGAGGAGCGGCTGGCCGACGGAGTCCGTCTTTTCAAGGTCAAGACCGGCTTCCTGACGCATCGGGAGGACCTCGTCCGCCTGGAGGCTTTGAAGACGCGGCTGCCCGACGATGCCGAGATCCGGATCGACTACAACCAGGGCCTCGAACCCTATGGGGCGGTCGCCAAGCTGCGCGACATGGAGCGTTTCGCGCCGGGCTTCATCGAGCAGCCGGTGAAGCGCGACCAGCGCGATGCGATGGGCGATCTCGCCCGCGCGATCGACACGCCGATCCTGGCCGACGAGAGCGTCTTCTCGCCCGCGGAGGCGATCGATCTGGTCTCGCGCCGCTATGCGGATGCGGTGTCGATCAAGCTCATGAAGGCCGGCGGCTTCACAGCGGCGCGCACGATCGCCGCCATCGCGGGCGCGGCCGGCATGCCGGCCTATGGCGGCACGATGTACGAGGCCGGCATCGCGCTCGCGGCCGGCATCCACCTCGTCGCCGCGACGCCCAACATCTGTCTCGGTGCGGAATTCTACACCTCGCGCTACGTGCTCGGGGTGGAGATCCTGCGCGAGCCGATCCGGCTCGATGACGGCGCCTCGCATCTGCCGGCCGGATCCGGCTTCGGCATCGAGGTCGACGAGGAGGCGCTTGCAAGCGTCACGGTCGACAGGCGGACCTGA
- a CDS encoding amino acid ABC transporter permease has protein sequence MNYIWDFGILWKYSHLFWLGAAYTFLYTIGTAFLGMIIGFLCAAIQLKRWRLANWLVMGYVEIFRCTPLLVQIIWFYYAFPVVIGVNIPPQVAAVGVLSLYVGAFYAEIFRGGIESIERGQWDAGRALGLRPWYVLRLVVLPQAVKRMLPPFVNQTIIQLKNTSLISVIAVPDLVYNATLITAETYRPLEVYTIIAAIYFLILFPATLIARRLGNALSGQRETA, from the coding sequence ATGAATTACATTTGGGACTTCGGCATCCTCTGGAAGTACTCGCACCTGTTCTGGCTCGGGGCGGCCTACACATTCCTGTACACGATCGGCACGGCCTTTCTGGGGATGATCATCGGCTTCCTGTGCGCGGCCATCCAGTTGAAGCGCTGGCGGCTGGCGAACTGGCTGGTAATGGGCTACGTCGAGATCTTCCGCTGCACGCCGCTGCTCGTGCAGATCATCTGGTTCTACTATGCCTTCCCGGTCGTCATCGGGGTCAACATCCCGCCCCAGGTCGCGGCCGTGGGGGTGCTCTCGCTCTATGTCGGCGCTTTCTATGCGGAAATCTTCCGCGGCGGCATTGAATCGATCGAACGCGGCCAGTGGGATGCGGGACGGGCGCTCGGCCTGCGGCCCTGGTATGTCCTGCGCCTGGTCGTGTTGCCGCAGGCGGTCAAGCGGATGCTGCCGCCCTTCGTGAACCAGACTATCATCCAGCTGAAGAACACGTCGCTGATCTCGGTGATCGCGGTTCCCGATCTGGTCTACAATGCGACGCTGATCACGGCGGAGACCTACCGGCCGCTCGAAGTCTACACGATCATCGCCGCTATTTACTTCCTGATCCTTTTTCCCGCCACGCTTATCGCACGCCGGCTCGGAAACGCGCTGTCCGGCCAAAGAGAGACCGCATGA
- a CDS encoding transporter substrate-binding domain-containing protein, which produces MSDVTPDQEMRDTATEGQNRREALGLALGFGTLASLAAAAPAKAQVATDSTFERVRSSKVVRIAVLPGELPYFQKNLSTGEWSGFAIEMAKDIAKTLDAKLEFTESTYGNSVLELQSGKIDIAFALSATPQRALVIDFTRPVFNHPFGAILRKGLDLKTWGEINNPDLRLAVDAGSANETAARRFAPKAQIKTLKTRDEVMLEIASGRADGTVIALILGLTAVAKNPNLGTYRILDKPKLAIASCMGIRRETDQRWHDFLSTWVDYNRGIGQMREWFQSGLQLSGVSPDALPVDLDI; this is translated from the coding sequence ATGAGTGACGTAACGCCAGATCAGGAGATGCGGGACACCGCTACGGAGGGACAGAATCGGCGCGAGGCACTCGGCTTGGCGCTCGGCTTCGGCACCCTCGCCTCCCTTGCGGCGGCGGCGCCGGCGAAAGCCCAAGTCGCCACGGATTCGACCTTTGAGCGGGTCCGCTCCAGCAAGGTGGTCCGGATCGCTGTGCTGCCGGGCGAGCTGCCCTATTTCCAGAAGAACCTCTCGACCGGCGAATGGTCCGGCTTTGCCATCGAGATGGCCAAGGACATCGCCAAGACGCTCGACGCCAAGCTTGAATTCACCGAATCCACCTACGGCAATTCCGTTCTTGAGCTGCAGTCGGGCAAGATCGACATCGCCTTCGCCTTGTCGGCCACGCCGCAGCGCGCGCTGGTGATCGATTTCACCCGCCCGGTCTTCAACCATCCGTTCGGTGCGATCCTGCGCAAGGGCCTCGATCTGAAGACCTGGGGCGAGATCAACAACCCCGATCTGCGGCTTGCCGTGGATGCGGGGTCGGCCAACGAGACGGCGGCCCGGCGCTTCGCCCCCAAGGCGCAGATCAAGACGCTCAAGACGCGCGACGAGGTCATGCTCGAGATCGCCTCGGGCCGTGCCGACGGCACCGTGATCGCGCTGATCCTCGGCCTCACGGCCGTTGCCAAGAACCCGAATCTCGGGACCTACCGCATCCTCGACAAGCCCAAACTTGCCATTGCCAGCTGCATGGGCATCCGGCGCGAGACGGACCAGCGCTGGCACGACTTCCTGTCGACCTGGGTCGACTACAATCGCGGTATCGGCCAGATGCGCGAGTGGTTCCAGTCGGGTCTGCAGCTGAGCGGCGTCAGCCCCGACGCGCTGCCGGTCGATCTCGACATCTGA
- a CDS encoding LysR family transcriptional regulator: MKFNQLEVFCTLMTAGTMTRTSELLGITQPAVSVAIAGLERDLGFALFHRRGGRLVPKEEARNLFTYAIRSLEAMSQTRLAADQIRQGRLGTLAIAAYPSISVAFVPSLLTQFRRDHPDIEIRLVTRSSHVIRDFASARQFDITISELPVSHSEMAIEPVALECLCMMPLGHPLASRETITPHDLDGVPFVSILRDHMTFPQIAAAFQTANAQRRVVAEVQYFMSAAALIADGNCVGIIDPITAGTYAGRAVFRRFVPAIRYEFGLITSSEGELSIPARNFLRLLRAGLEAVQSGARTLSRQDAAAIGA, encoded by the coding sequence ATGAAGTTCAATCAGCTCGAAGTCTTCTGCACCCTGATGACCGCCGGGACCATGACCCGGACATCGGAACTGCTCGGCATCACCCAGCCGGCCGTCAGCGTCGCGATTGCCGGCCTCGAACGCGATCTGGGTTTTGCCCTGTTCCACCGGCGCGGAGGCCGGCTGGTGCCGAAGGAGGAGGCCCGCAACCTCTTCACCTATGCGATCCGGTCGCTGGAGGCGATGAGCCAGACGCGGCTGGCGGCCGACCAGATTCGCCAAGGCCGCCTCGGCACGCTGGCCATCGCGGCCTATCCAAGCATCTCGGTGGCGTTCGTTCCGAGCCTCCTGACACAGTTCCGTCGCGACCATCCGGACATCGAGATTCGGCTGGTCACCCGCAGTTCGCATGTCATCCGGGATTTCGCTTCGGCCAGGCAATTCGACATCACGATCAGCGAATTGCCGGTGTCCCACTCCGAAATGGCGATCGAGCCGGTCGCGCTCGAATGCCTGTGCATGATGCCGCTGGGCCATCCGCTGGCATCCCGGGAAACGATCACGCCGCACGATCTCGATGGCGTTCCGTTCGTCTCTATCCTGCGCGACCACATGACCTTTCCGCAGATCGCCGCCGCCTTCCAGACCGCCAACGCCCAGCGACGCGTGGTGGCCGAGGTGCAGTATTTCATGTCGGCCGCCGCGCTGATCGCCGACGGCAACTGCGTCGGCATTATCGATCCGATCACGGCCGGCACTTACGCGGGCCGGGCGGTATTCCGCCGCTTCGTGCCGGCCATCCGCTACGAATTCGGCCTGATCACCTCCAGCGAAGGGGAGTTGTCGATCCCGGCCCGCAACTTCCTGCGCCTGCTCAGGGCCGGACTTGAGGCGGTGCAGAGCGGCGCCCGGACCCTGTCTCGGCAGGACGCTGCGGCCATAGGCGCCTGA